From the genome of Leptotrichia sp. oral taxon 847:
CCATTTTCATCAATTAATTGACTAGCATGTTCAGGTGTTGTAAAAATTACTCTTACATTTTTATATCCCAAATCAGAGTAAGCCTCTTCAAAGGCACTTGCTATTTCTTTTCTTGTTTGTGCAACTTTCAATCTCTCTCCAGCAATATTATTGACTGTTTCAGAAAGTCTAGTTTCTCTCAACTGTCCAAAGAAATTTCTGTTGTCATCTCCTGGGTCATGAATTGAATTATCAAGTGCCTTTGTAACATCCTTTATTTCATCTTTAGCCTTATTCAAATCTTCTTTCAACTTACCAGGATTAGTAGCATACTCAATAGTCTGGCTCTCAATATTAACATTCGTAGAATGATGTTCATCTTTTGTAACTTCATTAGCTTTTGTAATATCCCTATTTATTGGACTTCCAGAAGCTTCTCCTATTTCTACATTTCCAACTACCGTATTTCTAGTTACTCCCTGTTTATCTCTATCATCTTGATTAAATCCAATATTTGTAACTCTAGGAGATTTTCCTAATGAAGTCCCTACTGAAATTCCTGTTGTTGTCATTGTATCGTAGTTTTGAATATCATGCCCAACATACTTATCAACTTTAAATGTAGTACCATTTTCACTCTGTTTTCCAATAATAGCTCCAGTATTTTCAACTGTTCCAACATGAAGATTACTTCCCTCTCCAACAATAAAGCTGCTTTGATTATCTACAAATGCTCTACTTCCGCTTGTTCTGCTTCCATTTACATTTAAAGAACTAGGAACTCCATTTGCACTTATTCCTACACTTGCTCCGCTTGATCTTCCAGTTGTCGTGCTTGTGTTCTGTCTGCTTTCTACAACCAGCTTGCCGATATTACCTGTAACTTTTCCGCCTTCCTGGTTAAATCCTGAAAGTGTCATTGTACCAGTATTATTGTGAACTTCATTTACATTTTGAAAATTACCATTTTGATAAATAGTTTCAGTTGTATTCAAATTACTTCTATTTGCAGAAACACTTCCACCATTTCCAGTAATCTGTGTTCCGTAGCCATATCCAATTGTCGCTCCCGTACTTATTCCAAAGTTTGAACTTCTTGAACTGCTGCTGTTATGAAGTTCCACTGCTTCCTTCCGAATATTTTTAACATTGTTGTAGATAAATGTTCCGCCTTGTGCCTGTGTCCCCTGATAAGTTATGTTGTTTACATTGTTGTAGGTAATGCTAGAATTTTCATTCATTGGTTTCATTGTCGTAACTACAGCACTTTCATTGTGGGAGTTGTTACTGTTTTTAGAAGTAGAATATCCTGCATTTACTCCAATATTTGCATAAAAGTTATTGTTTGCACTCGCATTTCTTACTTCACTTTGACTTAAATTTCCTGTGTGATAAGCCTGTCTTGTCCCTTGATTCCCTGCAAGTCCTGAAACCATTCCAGTTCCTGCATTTACTCCAGCTACAAGTCCACCTATCGTATCTCCTCTTCTAACTTGCTTTACAGCTCCAGCTGCTTGTTCCACTCTATCTTTTATTGGACTATTTATTCCAATTGACACACCAAAATTACTGCTTCTTGAAGTAGTTTTTACATCTCTTGTATCAATTCTTGCACCATATTTTACATCACCATTATTAATCTGAATATTTCCATACTCAAAATTTGTTGCCGTAATTTCTGCTCCGTTATTTAGCACACTTCCATCGCCAATTCTTAAATTTGATTTGGCATTTATCGTATCTTTTTCATCATAGGTGCTGCTTGACTTTCCATAATTTAATGAAGCCGTTCCGTGACTAATTCCTGCACTAAATCCTCTGGATGTATTTTTTTCATAAAAACTATTATGTAATTCTCTCGAATCTGTTGTCAATTTTCCGCCAACAAAGGTATTTTCACCTAAATCAATGTTACTTCCGATTCCTGTCAAGTTTCCTTCGATTCTTGCTCCACTAAGCTGTAAATTTCCTGCAACATTTTCTTCCTGATGAGATTTTATGTATGTACTGCTTTTAGAAACCGTATTCTTACTTGTCTGTTTTGACTCCAAGTCGTAACTGTTTACAGCGGATTCTACATTCACTTTCCCAATTTTCAGACCTTGTGTATCTCCGCCAATAAATGCTGAGCCTGTAAGGTTTAAATCTCCTATTCTTCCTGAAGTAGAATTTGCAGTTACTTCTCCGCCTAAATGTTCTGTTGCACCATATTTTGTGTAATTATTGCTGCCCTTGCCGAATTTATCTTCACCGCTTAAAGATAATGCCGATACATTGAATTTATTTACATCAAGTTCAAGATGATTTGTGTTTAGAATTCCTCCTGTTGACTCATAGCTGTTACCCTTAATAAAAGTTAATCCATTTGAAGAAATTTGCCCAATTGAGCCTATTTCTTCATGCCAGCTTCTGTCAAACTCGCCATTATTGAATCCTACTTTTCTTTTGGTTGTATTGTTGATTACATTTCCATTTTCAGAAATTAAACCTACAACTTCATTTCCCTTTATTTTTCCGCCGATATTTTCAATATTTCCAACTGAACTTATGAAAGTTCTATCTCCTGAAATTTCAGAAAGAAGATTTGTTGTAGTCTCATTTCTCACAGTATTTGCCTCAACATAGGTAACTCCACCATTACCCCATTTTGTACCATCGTTTACAAAGTCCTTAGTCTTGACATATGTTCCATTTATTCCACCAATTCTATTTCTAGTGTCATCGCTTATGCTTTCCCTAGTTCTGCTTGACAAGTAAATTTGCGGTGTCAAAACACTGACTCCATTCACTTCCTTTGAAACATACCAGATAATATCTTCATTTAAGGCATTTATCTGATCCTGAGTCAATGCCTGACCGACAACAAGACCAAGCCTTGCCTTTTCATCAGCTGCATTATCCATCATTGACTGAATCAATTCCTGATTAGATTTTCCGTTCAAAAAGCTTGTTCCAAGCTTTTCATTTAAAGCTCTTGTTAGCAATTGATTGTACAAAATTTTAGGTACACTTAATTTTTTAAGATATTGATTTTATAAATTTTCAATAAGATAATCATATATCTCATGTGCTTCTTCTTGTAATTCTTGTTCATAATACGCATAGTAATGTTCTGAAATTTTTTTCATTTTGTAAGTGTATTTTCCGTCAATTATAAATGTAGAAACTCCTTTATAGGTATTTAAAAGTTTATATTCATAAGTATTTAGAAGTTTATAATTTTCTTGTTTTTTTGCACTATTGTACAATTCTTCAAACGCTATTCTTTCATCTTTTGAATCAGTTATTGAAAAAAAACCTATATTTTTTTCTTTATCATATAAATAATAACCATCACTTATTTTCTTCAATATAAAATTTTTAGGTAAAGTAACAGTAAAAACTTCATTATTACCTTTGACTTTAATTTTTATTAATTCTCTTTTCTTTATGGATTCAAAATAATTTTTAACTTTTAAAGGGTTATTTTTTGTAAAAATATTTAATCCATCTACATCTTTTTCTGTTCTATCACGAGTACAACCATATTCAGCACAATAATAAGTCCCCATTGTCCCCAATAAATATGTTCCTGCCGCTGCTGTTGTTAATAAACAGGAATTTAAACAAAAAATGCTTATCAATATCAATAATATAAACTTTAACTTTTTCATATTAATTACCCACTCTTTCTCTCAACTTTTTTAACTGTTCATTTATATTTTGAGATTTTTCTCTATTTATTTCAGGTTTCAGCATATTTACACCTTCATCAAGATTTATATTCTTAGATATGGATTATTTCTTGGAACATTCATAAGTATTTGTCCTTTCTTTGTTTAATCAAATCTTCCTGTTTTTTAAAGGTATTATCATATTCTTACCATTCTTTAACTAACTCTTTTAAAAAATTCGTAATCTTTTTCTCATTTTCAGTGCTTGAGAGTATACCAAAAGTAAAATAAATATCCTTACCTATTCTATTTACATAATCTTTCTCAGAAGGATAAGATTTTGAAAAATAAATATGCTCTCCTATTTTATTTATATACTCATTTGTTCCATCTATTACTCCAGTCATTAAATTTTCATTTTTATCTAATCTAAATCCCAAAGGGAAGCCTGTTTTTTTTTCTTTATCATATAGATAATAATTAATCATATATCCATATCTTCCAAATATATCATCACTATCATGATTGTACTTCATTAATGTCATGTTTTCCGGCAATAATATTTTCCGTCCTTCAATCTCTACATATTCTTTTTTTCTTTGCAATATTTCTTTTAAGTAATTTTCATACTCCTTTTTATCAAGAACTATATAAATTCCTTGTGGATCTTTTTTAGTTGCCTTAGGCATTCCAGTCATCATACATCCATGATCCGCACAGAAACTTGCAAGGGTAAAACAAGAATTTAAACAAATCATTGATAATAGTATCAATAATACAAACTTCAAATTTTTCATATTATTCACCTATCCTTTTTCTTAAATGTTCTAAATAATCATTGATATTTAATTGTTTATTATCCTCAATCTTTTGCTTATTTGGAGCAAAAATCTCTAATTCCTTAATATCATAACTGTTATTTCGTGGAAAATCGGATTTCATTTCTTCTATCAAGATATTATTTCTGAATTCTATCAAATCTTCAGGTTTAACCATAGGAATATTTATCAATCTATCTTTCACAACTGTTTCAAATTCAACTTGATAATCTTTTTGTTTATTCACTAAATTTTCATATTGTTTTTCAAATCCTTTTTTTACATTTAAATTTTTTTCATTAATCCATTTTTGATATAATTCTTTTTTTCTTTTTCTACTTCACGCAACTTATCACTGTATTCAAAAGATTCTGGGAAATATAGTCTATGAGGACTTAATTCTTCTGCTGTTTTCTTTCTTAACTCATTCATAACTTCTTTTTGAGCCTGTTCTTCTGTCATGTTAGTCTTGCTATTTTCAATTTTTTCTTTAATTTTTTTGTTTATATATTTATTTAAATCATTTTCATTTTTTATATTCTTAATACTCCTTTGAGTTACTACAGTTTTTTTTATTTCATCATCTGTGAATGTTAATATCTCACCGTTATGATTATTTGATTTATTTTTATTATTTTTATTGAAAAAACTAGGTAATAATAATGTTGTATCTCTTTCTATTGTTGCCAATGCAGAAATATTTTTAAATTTATCTTGAATAAATGTTCTTTGATGATTTTCTATTCCTCCCATATTTACGTGTTTTTTTTCAGAAATTGTTCCTTTCACACCTAAAAAATATCCATCTTCACTTGTAATTCCATCTGTAAAATTTGAAGCAGAACCTAAATTTTTATAATCAGCAATGCTACCTTGTTCATAAAAATTTTGTCAGCTCTTGGGCTTCCAGTATGATCCAAAGAAATATTAGAAAAATCCATATCTCCATTTTTGATTGACAAATTAACTCCACCTTCAAAATAAAGGTTACCTTGACTATACTGTCTAACATGATACTGTTGATTTGGATTATTTGTTCTAATTAAAGTATTGTATCCTTTTGCAATTCCTGTTGAAATATTCCCTTTCCCATTAAACAACTTACCAAATATACTTTCCACTCCATCCCAGACACGTCCCATTGTTGGATTATAAGTTAATGTTATTTCAAATTTTTCTCTATTTTTTATTGCATCCTGAGATCTATATTGATTGCATTAGCAGCTCCTCTTTCAAGTTCTTCGGCCATTCCATTTCCAAACAAGTCCTTTTGATTTTCACTAATAGGAAGATCATCTAATCTTTCAATTTTAGTCATAGACTCTACAGAGTTCCCTCTTCCTCTTATTGTAATTCCATCAACTTTATTTTCAGTAAAGGCTTTTAAAATAAATTCTCCAACTGCACCATATTGTCCAGATGTAGGAATTAGCCCATATTCTTCATTGTACAATTTAGTATCAATAAAATCCTCAACTTGTCTTATAGTCTTAAATGTTGCTGCTCTAAATGTATCTTCATTACTTTTTCCAGCAACAAATTGTGGAATAAATGAAATTTTATCAGTAAAATTACCAATAGTTGCTACATTTTCTGAAATTATCTGATTTCCTTTCCCCCATCCTTTTCTTTCATCGTTGTAATCTATTCCGATTCTTTTTACTTCTACATCTCTTGTCTTTTCATCAGATTTGGATATATCACGATTTACAGCAACTGTGCCCTGATTAGTAACTATTGTTCCATTTCCAATGGTTGCTCTGCTTACTTTTTCCACTTCGCTTCCTGCAAATCCTGCTCCACCATCATTTTCATAACGTTCTACAACATAGTTATTATCTTTGTTACCCTTTTGTTTATTTATTATGTCTCTTCTTGTGATATTTGCATTTGCATCCAGTGCCAAGAAATTGTCCTTGCTTACAATGTCATGTGTTTCAATTTCATTAGCTTTCACAATAAGATTTCCTTTATCAATTCCATTTTCCTCATTTGAAATTTTTGCTCCAGTTAATGTCAATTTATTTCCGACATCTACTCTTACACTATTTCTTCCAATTAATGAAGTCTGTTCATTTACCCAGTTCTTATCTCTTGTAGTGTAGTTTAAGCCTCCAACATAGGATTTATTTGCTCCTGTTACATTTCCGACACCTGTATTTATTCCTGTCTGTCTCATTTTTTCATAATCCTGTAAACTTTCAATTTCCAAATTATTTTTAACACCCACATTTAAATTATTTGCTGAAATATTTGCACCTTTTATTGTTCCGTTATCAATTTGAATATTCAAATTATTGGCTGCATCTATTTTTGCATTGTTATATGCATATCCCTCCATTTTCCCACGATTAATATTTCCTGAAATGGATAAATTTGGATCTAATATATTGTATTCTCCTGAAAGTTCATACGATGTATTTTTATTATTCATAGATGATTTAGAAGCCTTTATATCAAGATTTTTTGTTTGAATATTAATATCGTTATATGATTTTATATCAGCTCCTCTTATCCCAATTTTTTCAGTCCCTCTAATATTAATATTATTTCCTGCTGTAAGACTAGTTCTTTCAATCGTTCCTTCATTTCCTTCACTTGAAGTTCTGGCTATCGAAGCTTTAGCATAAAGTCCAGCCTTTCCACTTCCTTCTTTTGGTCCCGCAAACAAGTTATTAAGTCCATTTATTGCTTTTTCACTATCATGAAAAGCTCCTAAAAGATCATCTCCCTTAGCTAATTTTCTTATAGGCGAAATTAAGTCTTCCAAGTGTCCTAACCTTTCCAAACCTTTATAATAATCTTTAAAAGATTCAACAGTTTTAGATATGTAAAGTTATCCGTAGCAGTATCCAGATCTCTTATATTCAACACTTTCCCTCTGTTTTTAGGAAACATAAAAAATTCCTTATACTTGTCGAGTCCATTGCCAGAATTAATTCTGACATCTTCAATCTTCCCTGCGACAACTTTTAAGTTTAAAGTTCCTGTAGTCAAATCATTTTTATCTGAAACTGTCGCAATACTTGTAATATACCCTTTAGAAACTAATTTATTAGTAATTTCAACCAGAATATTTTGAATATCGCTGTTTCCCATTTCCAAATATTCATATTTTTTAAGTATGTTTTTCTTTTCTTTCTTAGAAAGTAGTTTGTCTTTATCTTCAATATCAATTTCATTTATCAAAAATTTTTTAGAATTTTTATCATCAAAGTTGCTATTTTTATCAATTTTTGGAACATCATTAAATCTAGTATTTTCAAATTCTTCTTGACTTTTTTGCTGCTCCATCCTGCTTCTTTCCTGCTCAAGCTGTCTTTGCTGAATATCTAAAATTTTAGTAGCATCATCAACAGGTGCTGAAAAATTAATAGTGGCTAGGAAAAAAATTAGTATTGTTATATATTTTTTATAATTTTAACCACCTTTTTATTAAAATTTCAAAAAAAATATTATTTAAAAGTATACTCCTCTATTGGTAAATTGTCAAGATTTTTTTCAAGACGACGGAATAAGGTAAATTGCAAGAGTATGACACTTTTTATAAAATGTTTTGAGAGCGTAAACTTCTTTGTGTAAATAAACTAGAGAATCCTTATATTACTGGACTTTCATATAACATTTACATAAACTACTGGACATTTTATAATAAAAAAATAAACTATTCTTAATTTTTATATTTAAGAGTAGTTTATTTTATTTTTTTAACTTTGATTTTCACTGATTTTTATTTCAATTCTTCTGTTTTTTGCTCTTCCATCTTCGCTGTCATTTGATGCAATAGGATTACTGTCCCCTTTTCCAACTGTTTCAACAATTCTTTCAGGCGCAAGTCCTAAAGCAATTAATCTTTCCTCAATACTTTCAGCTCTTCTAAG
Proteins encoded in this window:
- a CDS encoding POTRA domain-containing protein, encoding MEQQKSQEEFENTRFNDVPKIDKNSNFDDKNSKKFLINEIDIEDKDKLLSKKEKKNILKKYEYLEMGNSDIQNILVEITNKLVSKGYITSIATVSDKNDLTTGTLNLKVVAGKIEDVRINSGNGLDKYKEFFMFPKNRGKVLNIRDLDTATDNFTYLKLLNLLKIIIKVWKG
- a CDS encoding hemagglutinin repeat-containing protein — translated: MYNQLLTRALNEKLGTSFLNGKSNQELIQSMMDNAADEKARLGLVVGQALTQDQINALNEDIIWYVSKEVNGVSVLTPQIYLSSRTRESISDDTRNRIGGINGTYVKTKDFVNDGTKWGNGGVTYVEANTVRNETTTNLLSEISGDRTFISSVGNIENIGGKIKGNEVVGLISENGNVINNTTKRKVGFNNGEFDRSWHEEIGSIGQISSNGLTFIKGNSYESTGGILNTNHLELDVNKFNVSALSLSGEDKFGKGSNNYTKYGATEHLGGEVTANSTSGRIGDLNLTGSAFIGGDTQGLKIGKVNVESAVNSYDLESKQTSKNTVSKSSTYIKSHQEENVAGNLQLSGARIEGNLTGIGSNIDLGENTFVGGKLTTDSRELHNSFYEKNTSRGFSAGISHGTASLNYGKSSSTYDEKDTINAKSNLRIGDGSVLNNGAEITATNFEYGNIQINNGDVKYGARIDTRDVKTTSRSSNFGVSIGINSPIKDRVEQAAGAVKQVRRGDTIGGLVAGVNAGTGMVSGLAGNQGTRQAYHTGNLSQSEVRNASANNNFYANIGVNAGYSTSKNSNNSHNESAVVTTMKPMNENSSITYNNVNNITYQGTQAQGGTFIYNNVKNIRKEAVELHNSSSSRSSNFGISTGATIGYGYGTQITGNGGSVSANRSNLNTTETIYQNGNFQNVNEVHNNTGTMTLSGFNQEGGKVTGNIGKLVVESRQNTSTTTGRSSGASVGISANGVPSSLNVNGSRTSGSRAFVDNQSSFIVGEGSNLHVGTVENTGAIIGKQSENGTTFKVDKYVGHDIQNYDTMTTTGISVGTSLGKSPRVTNIGFNQDDRDKQGVTRNTVVGNVEIGEASGSPINRDITKANEVTKDEHHSTNVNIESQTIEYATNPGKLKEDLNKAKDEIKDVTKALDNSIHDPGDDNRNFFGQLRETRLSETVNNIAGERLKVAQTRKEIASAFEEAYSDLGYKNVRVIFTTPEHASQLIDENGKPKAGTAYINKKTGEKTIFINENAEENQTKTGLIGVIAEEGSHIINGVEGRQIETGTEEKGLESTGRATNEYFQEKYKDDADKLIIHKSDGIDYSGIDFGENVGNGKGKEITSTLLDSVPYVGTAKGIAEGITGRDLVTGEKIDLFSRVMGIIPGAKATVKGVKATGKIIKVADKIIKNKKKLKRVIKVITSTRKTGKISKVTNGERVTQGVVLSDGSKIALKSDEVTKFEKQAKEAKIKNKGNSSKPSTEMIVRRGHFNGEYKPSPKHKGPKMPPNASPDSIPDIKTGNDLLKNHSYNSATKKQRFAIYKGKMIKFQPTGTNNEWHAYELTDKQIKSQQVPPDVLKQMLKDGVITKAQYNKWH
- a CDS encoding hemagglutinin repeat-containing protein; the encoded protein is MEDLISPIRKLAKGDDLLGAFHDSEKAINGLNNLFAGPKEGSGKAGLYAKASIARTSSEGNEGTIERTSLTAGNNINIRGTEKIGIRGADIKSYNDINIQTKNLDIKASKSSMNNKNTSYELSGEYNILDPNLSISGNINRGKMEGYAYNNAKIDAANNLNIQIDNGTIKGANISANNLNVGVKNNLEIESLQDYEKMRQTGINTGVGNVTGANKSYVGGLNYTTRDKNWVNEQTSLIGRNSVRVDVGNKLTLTGAKISNEENGIDKGNLIVKANEIETHDIVSKDNFLALDANANITRRDIINKQKGNKDNNYVVERYENDGGAGFAGSEVEKVSRATIGNGTIVTNQGTVAVNRDISKSDEKTRDVEVKRIGIDYNDERKGWGKGNQIISENVATIGNFTDKISFIPQFVAGKSNEDTFRAATFKTIRQVEDFIDTKLYNEEYGLIPTSGQYGAVGEFILKAFTENKVDGITIRGRGNSVESMTKIERLDDLPISENQKDLFGNGMAEELERGAANAINIDLRMQ